In Gemmatimonadetes bacterium T265, one DNA window encodes the following:
- a CDS encoding zinc protease, with product MPSAEIPTLDIPLETYTLPNGLRVTLSEDHSAPVVAVNLWYHVGSANERAGRTGFAHLFEHMLFQGSANVGANEHFELVQRAGGTLNGSTWLDRTNYFETVPSNQLALALWLEADRMARLLPAMTQDKLDTQRDVVKNERRWSMDNQPYGTWWERLPALAYPEGHPFHHSLIGSMTDLDAASLDDVRQFFATYYTPDNAVLTVAGDFESGEAKRLIEELYGPIPRGVGRPPLPPMELPATFGRTLREEVADDVQLPRVLLAFRIPPFGTEAHYVAEMAAAVLGVRQGSRLVRALVREQQVASDVHAFTYDLPKGADLLVVDAVARPGVSAAQLEAAVAAEVERMRAGGVTAEELERARALVESGFVVALQSAGDRADQISRFACYFGDPSLVNAQVARYQAVTAEQVTAFAREQLSEDNRAYLVYVPRDGADAVSDADVEAEVLATRALGTTVAGEVAA from the coding sequence ATGCCATCCGCCGAAATCCCCACGCTCGACATCCCGCTCGAGACCTACACGCTGCCCAACGGGCTGCGCGTCACGCTCTCCGAAGACCACTCCGCCCCGGTGGTCGCCGTCAATCTCTGGTACCACGTCGGCTCGGCCAACGAGCGCGCGGGGCGCACCGGGTTCGCGCACCTGTTCGAGCACATGCTCTTCCAGGGGTCGGCGAACGTCGGCGCGAACGAGCACTTCGAGCTCGTGCAGCGCGCGGGCGGCACGCTCAACGGCTCGACCTGGCTCGACCGCACGAACTACTTCGAGACCGTGCCGAGCAACCAGCTCGCGCTCGCCCTGTGGCTGGAGGCGGACCGCATGGCGCGGCTGCTGCCGGCGATGACGCAGGACAAGCTCGACACGCAGCGCGACGTCGTGAAGAACGAGCGCCGGTGGAGCATGGACAACCAGCCCTACGGCACGTGGTGGGAGCGGCTGCCTGCGCTCGCCTACCCCGAGGGGCACCCGTTCCACCACTCGCTCATCGGGTCGATGACCGACCTGGACGCGGCGTCGCTCGACGACGTGCGGCAGTTCTTCGCGACGTACTACACGCCCGACAACGCCGTGCTGACCGTGGCCGGCGACTTCGAGTCTGGGGAGGCGAAGCGGCTGATCGAGGAGCTGTACGGACCGATCCCGCGCGGCGTGGGGCGGCCGCCGCTGCCGCCGATGGAGTTGCCCGCGACGTTCGGGCGGACGCTGCGCGAGGAGGTCGCCGACGACGTGCAGCTGCCGCGCGTCCTCCTCGCCTTCCGCATCCCGCCGTTCGGGACCGAGGCGCACTACGTCGCCGAAATGGCGGCGGCGGTGCTCGGCGTGCGCCAGGGGAGCCGGCTCGTGCGCGCGCTCGTGCGCGAGCAGCAGGTGGCGAGCGACGTCCACGCGTTCACGTACGACCTGCCCAAGGGGGCGGACCTCCTCGTCGTCGACGCGGTGGCGCGGCCGGGGGTGAGCGCGGCGCAGCTCGAGGCGGCGGTCGCGGCCGAGGTCGAACGGATGCGGGCGGGCGGTGTGACGGCGGAGGAGCTGGAGCGCGCGCGGGCGCTCGTCGAGAGCGGGTTCGTCGTGGCGCTGCAGTCGGCGGGGGACCGGGCCGACCAGATCTCGCGCTTTGCCTGCTACTTCGGCGACCCCTCGCTCGTGAACGCGCAGGTGGCCCGCTACCAGGCCGTCACGGCGGAGCAGGTGACCGCGTTTGCGCGCGAGCAGTTAAGCGAGGACAACCGCGCGTACCTCGTCTACGTGCCGCGCGACGGCGCGGACGCGGTGTCGGACGCGGACGTCGAGGCGGAGGTGCTCGCGACCCGGGCGCTCGGGACGACCGTGGCGGGCGAGGTCGCCGCGTGA
- a CDS encoding rhodanese-like domain-containing protein, which yields MSSDMPPHELAERMRGPRPPTVIDVREPWEYRIAQIAGSRLVPLGTLPAALSTFDPEADYVLLCHHGVRSLTGMHLLRERGLTRVAHLAGGIDAWSTDVDPSVPRY from the coding sequence ATGTCGTCCGACATGCCGCCGCACGAGTTGGCCGAGCGGATGCGCGGGCCGCGGCCGCCGACCGTGATCGACGTGCGCGAGCCGTGGGAGTACCGGATCGCCCAGATCGCCGGCTCGCGCCTCGTCCCGCTCGGCACGCTGCCGGCCGCGCTCTCGACCTTCGACCCCGAAGCGGACTACGTGCTGCTCTGCCACCACGGCGTGCGGAGCCTGACGGGGATGCACCTGTTGCGCGAGCGCGGACTGACGAGGGTCGCGCACCTGGCAGGCGGGATCGACGCGTGGAGCACGGACGTCGATCCGAGCGTGCCTCGGTATTAG
- a CDS encoding RNA polymerase sigma24 factor, whose protein sequence is MADVALKRGTSQLSAAQQGAAVREQLKSMEDGDVVATFLGGEERAFQELVSRYQTRLLNFIYRTIGDREKAEDLVQEVFIRVYRHIGRFDRSKKFSTWIYTIASNLAKNELRNRSRNPLVLFQAIKKTSQEDDRPLQFEDSASRPDDLYRKRHLRELVEESVAKLPAHHREVFVLRELEGKSYEEIADITHTNLGTVKSRLNRARNSFADLIEPKLR, encoded by the coding sequence ATGGCGGACGTCGCACTCAAGCGTGGCACCTCGCAGCTCAGCGCGGCCCAGCAGGGCGCCGCGGTGCGCGAGCAGCTCAAGTCGATGGAGGACGGCGACGTCGTCGCCACCTTCCTCGGCGGCGAGGAGCGCGCCTTCCAGGAGCTCGTGTCGCGGTACCAGACGCGACTCCTGAATTTCATCTATCGCACGATCGGCGATCGGGAGAAGGCGGAGGACCTCGTCCAGGAGGTCTTCATCCGCGTGTACCGGCACATCGGTCGCTTCGACCGCTCGAAGAAGTTTTCGACATGGATCTACACGATCGCGAGCAACCTGGCGAAGAACGAGCTGCGCAACCGCTCGCGCAACCCGCTCGTGCTCTTTCAGGCGATCAAGAAGACGAGCCAGGAAGACGACCGGCCGCTCCAGTTCGAAGACTCGGCCAGCCGCCCGGACGACCTCTACCGCAAGCGCCACCTGCGCGAGCTGGTCGAGGAAAGTGTGGCCAAGCTCCCGGCGCACCACCGCGAGGTGTTCGTACTCCGCGAGCTCGAGGGAAAGAGCTATGAGGAGATCGCCGACATCACGCACACCAACCTTGGGACGGTGAAGTCGCGGCTCAACCGGGCGCGGAACAGTTTTGCGGATCTGATCGAGCCGAAGCTGCGGTAA
- a CDS encoding aspartate aminotransferase, with protein sequence MTVADRPAPPDSAAHAGSQPFPPAVSQMAAALVGSEILKIAAEIRAMRAAGATVCNLTVGDFDPAQFRIPRPLEEFIVDALRAGETNYPPSAGIDPLRAAVSGFWQRRLNLDYPAGSVLITGGSRPGIYGTYRTLVDAGDKVVYPVPSWNNNHYVHLVDAVGVPLVCGPESGFLPTADALAPLVRDPAVRLVAVNSPLNPAGTCFTADQLEALCDVILAENRRRGAHERPLYLLYDQVYWTLTFGTTRHVDPVSLRPAMRDYTVYVDGISKAFAATGVRVGWVAGPERVVRAMSDVLGHVGAWAPRAEQAATARFIADDAAVDAYQGAFIAGVRARLDALHDGFVALRNRNLPVEAFAPAGAIYLSVRLNVLGRRTPDGQALDTNEAIRRWLLDAAGLALVPFQAFGTRTEDGWFRASVGATSVEEIAAVMPRAREALGALA encoded by the coding sequence ATGACCGTCGCCGACCGCCCCGCGCCCCCGGACTCCGCCGCCCACGCCGGTAGCCAACCCTTTCCGCCCGCCGTCTCGCAGATGGCGGCCGCGCTCGTCGGCTCGGAGATCCTCAAGATCGCGGCCGAGATCCGCGCGATGCGCGCCGCGGGCGCGACCGTCTGCAACCTCACGGTCGGCGACTTCGACCCGGCGCAGTTCCGCATCCCGCGCCCGCTCGAGGAATTCATCGTCGACGCGCTGCGGGCGGGCGAAACCAACTACCCGCCCTCGGCCGGCATCGACCCGCTCCGCGCCGCCGTCAGCGGCTTCTGGCAGCGCCGCCTCAACCTCGACTACCCGGCGGGGAGCGTGCTCATCACCGGCGGCTCGCGCCCCGGCATCTACGGCACCTACCGCACGCTCGTCGACGCGGGCGACAAGGTCGTCTACCCGGTGCCGTCGTGGAACAACAACCACTACGTCCACCTCGTCGACGCCGTCGGCGTGCCGCTCGTCTGCGGCCCCGAGAGCGGCTTCCTTCCGACCGCCGACGCGCTCGCGCCGCTCGTGCGCGACCCCGCGGTGCGCCTCGTCGCGGTGAACTCGCCGCTCAACCCGGCGGGCACGTGCTTCACCGCCGACCAGTTGGAGGCGCTCTGCGACGTCATCCTCGCGGAAAACCGGCGCCGCGGCGCGCACGAGCGCCCGCTCTACCTGCTCTACGACCAGGTCTACTGGACGCTCACCTTCGGTACGACGCGCCACGTCGACCCGGTGTCGCTCCGGCCGGCGATGCGCGACTACACGGTCTACGTCGACGGCATCTCGAAGGCGTTCGCGGCGACCGGCGTGCGCGTCGGCTGGGTCGCGGGCCCGGAGCGCGTCGTGCGCGCGATGAGCGACGTGCTGGGTCACGTGGGCGCCTGGGCCCCGCGCGCCGAGCAGGCCGCGACCGCGCGCTTCATCGCCGACGACGCGGCGGTCGACGCCTACCAGGGCGCGTTCATCGCCGGCGTGCGCGCGCGGCTCGACGCGCTCCACGACGGCTTCGTCGCGCTCCGCAACCGCAACCTCCCGGTCGAGGCGTTCGCGCCCGCGGGGGCGATCTACCTCTCGGTGCGCCTGAACGTCCTCGGGCGGCGGACGCCCGACGGCCAGGCGCTCGACACGAACGAGGCGATCCGGCGCTGGCTGCTCGACGCGGCGGGGCTGGCGCTCGTGCCGTTCCAGGCGTTCGGGACGCGGACGGAGGACGGTTGGTTCCGGGCCTCGGTGGGGGCGACGTCGGTGGAGGAGATCGCGGCGGTGATGCCGAGGGCGCGGGAGGCGTTAGGCGCGTTGGCGTGA
- the serA gene encoding D-3-phosphoglycerate dehydrogenase — protein sequence MYRILVTDDVDRDGLALLAADPRLRVDEVPTLPPAALLERIGDYDAIVGRSATKISPELLEAGKRLKVVGRAGVGVDNVAMDVATALGVAVINAPAGNTVAVAELFFGAVIGLLRELPRAHEAMRAGRWDRGSFVGAELKGRTIGIAGLGRIGGEIAGRAHAFGAEVVAFDPYVADGRFTALRVRRAATLDALADEADVLTVHTPLTDETRGLVGRRELGRLKPGSIVVNMARGGIVDEGALLAVLEHGLPGGGALRGAVLDVYTSEPPPADHPLRALPNVFLTPHLGANTAEAQRNVAVDVCAAVRDALVSGELSRSMNVAGADGTGDSWAALGPAMLVARRAAAVARAVLADLGVRAVQRLTVRTGAGLAAGREALLGAAALGAVEGVVEQERLNLINARAVAAGRGLELAAGESGALAPNAVEVSLRGAMQELTVAGVAPADGSPRLTRIGAYPVDVNPRQTLLVLTNRDVPGVIGRVGTLLGHAGVNIAEYHQARLAQGGEALAVVAVDGAVSEAVRAALRDLPEVHGAAVAVWRG from the coding sequence ATGTACCGCATTCTCGTCACCGACGACGTCGACCGCGACGGTCTCGCCCTCCTCGCCGCCGACCCGCGTCTGCGGGTCGACGAGGTGCCCACGCTCCCGCCGGCCGCGCTGCTTGAGCGCATCGGCGACTACGACGCGATCGTCGGCCGGAGCGCGACGAAGATTTCGCCCGAACTGCTCGAAGCGGGCAAGCGGCTGAAGGTCGTCGGACGTGCAGGGGTCGGGGTCGACAACGTGGCGATGGACGTCGCGACCGCGTTGGGGGTGGCCGTGATCAACGCCCCCGCCGGGAATACGGTCGCGGTCGCCGAGCTGTTCTTCGGCGCGGTCATCGGCCTGCTGCGCGAGCTGCCCCGCGCCCACGAGGCGATGCGCGCGGGCCGCTGGGACCGCGGCAGCTTCGTCGGCGCCGAGCTCAAGGGGCGGACGATCGGCATCGCCGGGCTCGGCCGCATCGGGGGCGAGATCGCCGGGCGCGCGCACGCCTTCGGCGCCGAGGTGGTCGCGTTCGACCCGTACGTGGCGGACGGCCGGTTCACCGCGCTGCGCGTGCGCCGCGCCGCGACGCTGGACGCACTGGCCGACGAGGCGGACGTCCTCACGGTGCACACGCCGCTCACTGACGAGACCCGGGGGCTGGTCGGCCGGCGCGAACTGGGGCGGCTCAAGCCGGGGTCGATCGTCGTGAACATGGCGCGCGGCGGGATCGTCGACGAGGGCGCGCTGCTCGCCGTGCTGGAGCACGGCCTGCCCGGGGGCGGCGCGCTGCGGGGCGCGGTGCTCGACGTCTACACGAGCGAGCCGCCGCCGGCGGACCACCCGCTGCGCGCGCTGCCCAACGTATTCCTCACGCCGCACCTCGGCGCCAACACGGCGGAGGCGCAGCGGAACGTGGCGGTCGACGTGTGCGCCGCGGTGCGCGACGCGCTCGTCTCGGGGGAGCTGTCGCGCTCGATGAACGTGGCCGGGGCGGACGGGACGGGCGACTCGTGGGCCGCGCTCGGGCCGGCGATGCTCGTCGCGCGGCGGGCGGCGGCGGTGGCGCGCGCGGTGCTCGCGGACCTCGGCGTGCGCGCCGTGCAGCGGCTCACGGTGCGCACGGGCGCGGGGCTCGCCGCGGGGCGCGAGGCGCTGTTAGGCGCGGCGGCGCTCGGCGCGGTCGAGGGGGTGGTGGAGCAGGAGCGGCTCAACCTGATCAACGCGCGCGCGGTCGCGGCGGGGCGCGGGCTGGAGCTGGCCGCGGGCGAGAGCGGGGCGCTCGCGCCGAACGCGGTCGAGGTCTCGCTCCGCGGCGCGATGCAGGAGCTGACGGTGGCCGGCGTCGCGCCGGCGGACGGGAGCCCGCGGCTGACGCGGATCGGGGCGTACCCGGTCGACGTGAACCCGCGGCAGACGCTGCTCGTACTCACCAACCGCGACGTGCCCGGCGTGATCGGGCGGGTCGGGACGCTGCTCGGGCACGCGGGGGTGAACATCGCGGAGTACCACCAGGCGCGGCTCGCGCAGGGGGGGGAGGCGCTGGCGGTGGTGGCGGTGGACGGGGCGGTGAGCGAGGCGGTGCGGGCGGCGTTGCGGGATCTGCCGGAGGTACACGGGGCCGCCGTCGCCGTCTGGCGGGGGTAG
- a CDS encoding cold-shock protein: MARMTGTVKWFNDAKGFGFIAREGGPDVFVHFSAIQSSGFKSLAEGDHVEFEIVQGQKGPQAANVTKSA, from the coding sequence ATGGCTCGTATGACAGGCACCGTGAAGTGGTTCAACGACGCGAAGGGCTTCGGCTTCATCGCGCGCGAAGGCGGGCCGGACGTGTTCGTGCACTTCAGCGCCATCCAGTCGTCCGGGTTCAAGAGCCTGGCGGAAGGCGATCACGTGGAGTTCGAGATCGTCCAGGGCCAGAAAGGTCCGCAGGCGGCAAACGTGACCAAGTCGGCGTGA
- a CDS encoding FAD-linked oxidase produces MAAESIFRRMSLLAPAPTLPSTTDDLGVRTAFAADASGLVLTPEAVARPTTADEVVAVLRAASAAGAPVTPAGALTGYSGGAVTDVGTVLSLRAMDRVLDVDPAARTIRAEPGALLGDVKRAAAAHGFLLAPDPTSEEECSVGGAVAANASGGRSLKYGATRAHVRGLTVALADGRVLELRRPRLEKNTAGYAMAHDPVDWFVGSEGTLGVVLAAEFDLLPLPGAVTGLGVPFRTAAGALAFVAEARSARDAGALDPRCLEYLDAPAFAIARDYARQLFGGSWGEGAAAYVYLEEEHAGEAALDRWLELAERHDALADDVQVFEGESALRDARRMRHAVPATLNERAARYRAAGGRKVSTDWAVPYARLAEALDASAAIARAHGVEVAAVFGHAGNGHPHQHFVARDAAELERVEEAVAATLRHVLGMGGTVAAEHGVGKLKRRWLPLQLSPVQLGAMRALKRELDPRGILAPGNVFAPPAPDAADAVPATR; encoded by the coding sequence ATGGCGGCAGAATCTATCTTCCGGCGCATGTCCCTCCTCGCGCCCGCCCCCACGCTCCCCTCGACCACCGACGACCTCGGCGTCCGCACCGCGTTCGCGGCCGACGCGTCCGGCCTCGTCCTCACCCCCGAAGCCGTCGCGCGCCCGACCACGGCCGACGAGGTCGTCGCGGTGCTGCGGGCGGCGTCCGCGGCCGGCGCGCCGGTCACGCCGGCGGGGGCGCTCACGGGCTACTCGGGCGGCGCGGTGACCGACGTGGGGACGGTGCTCTCGCTGCGCGCGATGGACCGCGTCCTCGACGTCGACCCCGCGGCGCGGACGATCCGCGCCGAGCCGGGCGCGCTGCTGGGCGACGTGAAGCGCGCGGCGGCCGCGCACGGCTTCCTCCTCGCCCCCGACCCGACGAGCGAGGAGGAGTGCTCGGTCGGCGGCGCGGTCGCGGCGAACGCGAGCGGCGGGCGCTCGCTCAAGTACGGCGCGACGCGCGCGCACGTGCGGGGGCTCACGGTCGCGCTCGCGGACGGGCGCGTGCTGGAGCTGCGCCGGCCGCGGCTCGAAAAGAACACGGCCGGCTACGCGATGGCGCACGACCCGGTCGACTGGTTCGTGGGCAGCGAGGGTACGTTAGGCGTGGTGCTCGCGGCGGAGTTCGACCTGCTGCCGCTCCCCGGCGCGGTGACCGGGCTCGGCGTGCCGTTCCGGACGGCGGCGGGCGCGCTCGCCTTCGTCGCGGAGGCACGCTCGGCGCGGGACGCGGGCGCGTTAGACCCGCGCTGCCTGGAGTACCTCGACGCGCCGGCCTTCGCGATCGCCCGGGACTACGCGCGGCAGCTCTTCGGCGGGTCGTGGGGGGAGGGCGCGGCGGCCTACGTCTACCTCGAGGAGGAGCACGCGGGGGAGGCCGCGCTCGACCGCTGGCTGGAGCTGGCCGAGCGGCACGACGCGCTCGCCGACGACGTGCAGGTGTTCGAGGGGGAGAGCGCGCTGCGCGACGCGCGGCGCATGCGGCACGCGGTGCCGGCGACGCTCAACGAGCGCGCGGCGCGCTACCGCGCCGCGGGCGGGCGCAAGGTGAGCACGGACTGGGCGGTCCCGTACGCGCGGCTCGCCGAGGCGCTCGACGCGTCGGCGGCGATCGCGCGCGCGCACGGGGTCGAGGTCGCGGCGGTGTTCGGGCACGCGGGGAACGGGCACCCGCACCAGCACTTCGTCGCGCGCGACGCGGCGGAGCTGGAGCGGGTGGAGGAGGCGGTGGCCGCGACGCTCCGCCACGTGCTCGGCATGGGGGGCACGGTCGCGGCGGAGCACGGGGTGGGGAAGCTCAAGCGCCGCTGGCTGCCGTTGCAGCTCTCGCCCGTGCAGCTCGGCGCGATGCGGGCGCTCAAGCGCGAGCTGGACCCGCGCGGGATCCTCGCGCCGGGGAACGTCTTCGCGCCGCCCGCACCCGACGCGGCGGACGCGGTGCCGGCGACGCGGTAG
- a CDS encoding membrane protein produces MGWVASLAAVWHAGREDAAAAMPGPAAAIIVLGAAQYDGRPSPVLKARLDHAVALWRAGAAPRVIVTGGRRAGDRTTEAAASRHYVVGLGVPDSAVLLESEGQTTEQSLRAAAVMLRQLGRAVPESLPARAVLVSDPFHMLRLGVLARRYGITAYGSPTPTSPISARPRVAWTYLVRESLKVPFTVLLTPPAHDSAN; encoded by the coding sequence GTGGGGTGGGTCGCGTCGCTCGCCGCCGTGTGGCACGCCGGGCGGGAGGACGCCGCCGCCGCGATGCCCGGGCCCGCGGCCGCGATCATCGTGCTCGGCGCCGCGCAGTACGACGGGCGGCCGTCGCCGGTGCTGAAGGCGCGACTCGACCACGCCGTCGCGCTCTGGCGTGCGGGCGCGGCGCCGCGGGTGATCGTCACCGGGGGGCGCCGCGCCGGCGACCGTACGACCGAGGCCGCCGCGAGCCGGCACTATGTGGTCGGCCTGGGCGTTCCCGACTCGGCGGTTCTGCTCGAGAGCGAGGGGCAGACCACCGAGCAGTCGCTCCGCGCCGCGGCCGTAATGCTGCGGCAGCTGGGGCGCGCCGTCCCGGAGTCGTTGCCCGCCCGCGCGGTGCTCGTCAGCGATCCGTTCCACATGCTCCGCCTCGGGGTACTGGCACGGCGGTACGGCATCACCGCCTACGGCTCGCCGACCCCGACCAGTCCGATTTCCGCCCGCCCCCGCGTGGCCTGGACGTACCTCGTGCGGGAGTCGCTCAAGGTGCCGTTCACCGTCCTGCTCACCCCGCCCGCCCATGACTCCGCGAATTAG
- a CDS encoding ADP-ribose pyrophosphatase, whose protein sequence is MPDHSEPGQISSTRVYTGRIVHVDVDTVRYPDGSTGEIEMFRHPGASAVVPFLSDPAGEDPQVLLIRQYRYATGGYLWEVPAGRLDAGEDPAVCARRELQEETGCTADRMERLTTIWTTPGFCDEQIHLFMATGLTRGAAHREKDEFLTLEPRALSEALAMIERGEIRDGKTVSSLLFAAGFRLGR, encoded by the coding sequence ATGCCCGACCACTCCGAACCCGGCCAGATCTCCTCGACGCGTGTCTACACGGGCCGCATCGTTCACGTCGACGTCGACACGGTCCGCTACCCCGACGGGTCGACGGGCGAGATCGAGATGTTTCGACACCCGGGCGCGAGCGCGGTGGTGCCGTTCCTGAGCGACCCGGCGGGGGAGGATCCGCAGGTGCTGCTCATCCGCCAGTACCGGTATGCGACGGGCGGCTACTTGTGGGAGGTGCCGGCCGGGCGGCTGGACGCGGGGGAGGACCCGGCGGTGTGCGCGCGGCGCGAGTTGCAGGAAGAAACCGGTTGCACGGCGGACCGTATGGAGCGGCTCACGACGATCTGGACGACACCGGGGTTCTGCGACGAACAGATCCACCTGTTCATGGCGACGGGGCTCACGCGCGGGGCGGCGCACCGGGAGAAGGACGAGTTTCTCACGCTCGAGCCGCGTGCGCTGTCGGAGGCGCTGGCGATGATCGAGCGCGGGGAGATCCGGGACGGCAAGACGGTGTCGTCGCTCCTCTTCGCGGCCGGTTTCCGGCTGGGGCGGTAG
- a CDS encoding peptidase M16: protein MTAVGTVAPEAPPRPGAGAPRPYHFPHFERRALPNGLRLVVAPVHRLPLVSVVVVVDAGAASDPAGQEGLAVLTARALVEGTATMDAVALVERVERLGSALDSGADWDAAVVSLTALAPKLAEAFEVLADVLVRPAFPVREVDRLKGERLAELLHLRSEPRGLAEEAFARAVYAGGSRYARAEAGGEASVAALTEADVRAFHAARYHPAAATVVVAGDVTADEAEALVARTLGTWGGPAAPAPAPVDAPGSATRRVHLVPKADAAQSEVRLGHVGVPRDTPDYFPLLVMNSILGGLFNSRVNMNLRERHGYTYGARSGFDWRRAAGPFSVESAVASDVTVAAAKEMLIEIDRVREESVGDDELSLATSYLDGVFPIRYETTAAIASALASAVVYGLPDDYFDAYRERVRGVTAEDVRRVAREHLRPEALQLLVVGDPAAVQGPLEALGFGPLVVHDVDAVVR from the coding sequence GTGACGGCCGTCGGGACCGTCGCGCCGGAGGCCCCGCCGCGGCCGGGTGCCGGGGCGCCGCGGCCGTACCACTTCCCGCACTTCGAGCGGCGCGCGCTGCCGAACGGCTTGCGACTCGTCGTCGCGCCCGTGCACCGGCTGCCGCTCGTGAGCGTGGTCGTCGTCGTGGACGCGGGGGCCGCGTCGGACCCGGCCGGGCAGGAGGGGCTCGCGGTGCTCACGGCGCGCGCGCTCGTCGAGGGCACCGCGACCATGGACGCCGTCGCGCTCGTCGAGCGCGTGGAGCGGCTGGGGTCCGCGCTCGACAGCGGGGCGGACTGGGACGCGGCGGTCGTCTCGCTCACCGCACTCGCGCCGAAGCTCGCGGAGGCATTCGAGGTGCTCGCGGACGTGCTCGTGCGCCCCGCGTTCCCGGTGCGCGAGGTGGACCGGCTCAAGGGCGAGCGGCTGGCCGAGCTGCTGCACCTGCGCTCGGAGCCGCGGGGGCTCGCGGAGGAGGCGTTCGCGCGCGCCGTGTACGCGGGCGGCTCGCGGTACGCGCGCGCGGAGGCGGGGGGCGAGGCGTCGGTCGCGGCGCTCACCGAGGCGGACGTGCGCGCGTTCCACGCGGCGCGCTACCACCCCGCGGCGGCGACCGTGGTCGTCGCGGGCGACGTGACCGCGGACGAGGCGGAGGCGCTCGTGGCGCGGACGTTAGGCACGTGGGGCGGGCCGGCCGCGCCGGCGCCGGCGCCGGTCGACGCGCCGGGGTCGGCGACGCGGCGCGTGCACCTCGTCCCGAAGGCCGACGCCGCGCAGAGCGAGGTGCGACTCGGCCACGTCGGCGTGCCGCGCGACACGCCCGACTACTTCCCGCTCCTCGTCATGAACAGCATCCTCGGCGGGTTGTTCAACTCGCGGGTGAACATGAACCTGCGCGAGCGGCACGGCTACACGTACGGCGCGCGCTCGGGGTTCGACTGGCGGCGCGCGGCGGGGCCGTTCTCGGTCGAGAGCGCGGTGGCGAGCGACGTCACCGTCGCGGCGGCGAAGGAGATGCTGATCGAGATCGACCGCGTCCGCGAGGAGTCGGTGGGCGACGACGAGCTGTCGCTCGCGACGAGCTACCTCGACGGCGTGTTCCCCATCCGCTACGAGACGACGGCGGCGATCGCGTCGGCGCTCGCGAGCGCGGTCGTGTACGGGCTGCCGGACGACTACTTCGACGCGTACCGCGAGCGGGTGCGCGGGGTGACGGCCGAGGACGTGCGGCGCGTGGCGCGCGAGCACCTGCGGCCGGAGGCGCTGCAACTGCTCGTCGTCGGCGACCCGGCGGCGGTGCAGGGGCCGCTCGAAGCGCTCGGGTTCGGGCCGCTCGTCGTGCACGACGTCGACGCGGTGGTGCGCTGA
- a CDS encoding SET domain-containing protein-lysine N-methyltransferase, whose product MAARAPAGRAEKAAKPDEVRPATMVDGTPLPFEIRRSAIQGRGAFATRRLRKGQRIAEYEGEHITQAEADRRYAEAGMKRHHTFLFTLDEDEVIDGRRGGNDSRFINHSCEPNCEAWIDDGRIFIHTLKNLQPGTELTYDYQYERTDAHTEEDERFYACRCGTPSCRGTILAPRKKGRGRK is encoded by the coding sequence ATGGCCGCGCGTGCGCCCGCGGGGAGGGCGGAGAAGGCGGCGAAGCCGGACGAGGTGCGGCCGGCGACGATGGTCGACGGGACGCCGCTGCCGTTCGAGATCCGGCGGTCGGCGATTCAGGGGCGCGGCGCGTTCGCGACGCGGCGGCTGCGCAAGGGGCAGCGGATCGCGGAGTACGAGGGGGAGCACATCACCCAGGCGGAGGCGGACCGGCGGTACGCCGAGGCGGGGATGAAGCGGCACCACACGTTCCTGTTCACGCTCGACGAGGACGAGGTGATCGACGGGCGGCGGGGCGGGAACGACTCGCGGTTCATCAATCACTCGTGCGAGCCGAACTGCGAGGCGTGGATCGACGACGGGCGGATCTTCATCCACACGTTGAAGAATCTCCAGCCGGGGACGGAGCTGACGTACGACTACCAGTACGAGCGGACCGACGCGCACACCGAGGAGGACGAGCGGTTTTACGCGTGCCGGTGTGGGACGCCGAGTTGCCGGGGGACAATTTTGGCGCCGCGGAAGAAGGGGCGGGGAAGGAAGTAG
- a CDS encoding peptidyl-prolyl cis-trans isomerase, producing the protein MRPSARRPLLVAALLSAACRPGADAARDSARAVAPPVALKPANPDPATNTYAPALGVTLAKMNKRPSGLYVHDDTLGKGAAATNGQSVLVDYAGYLPDGTVFDSNRDRGRPFAFTLGQDEVIVGWDEGIQGMRVGGARTLVVPPALGYGGASQPGIPANSVLVFRVKLVGFGLR; encoded by the coding sequence ATGCGCCCGTCCGCCCGCCGCCCGCTGCTCGTCGCCGCCCTCCTCTCCGCCGCGTGCCGGCCCGGCGCCGACGCCGCCCGCGACTCGGCCCGCGCGGTCGCGCCGCCCGTAGCGCTCAAGCCGGCGAACCCCGATCCCGCGACCAACACCTACGCCCCGGCGCTCGGCGTCACGCTGGCCAAGATGAACAAGCGGCCGAGCGGGCTGTACGTGCACGACGACACGCTCGGCAAGGGCGCGGCCGCGACGAACGGGCAGAGCGTGCTCGTCGACTACGCGGGGTACCTGCCCGACGGCACCGTGTTCGACTCGAACCGTGACCGCGGCCGTCCGTTCGCCTTCACCCTCGGTCAGGACGAGGTGATCGTGGGGTGGGACGAGGGGATCCAGGGCATGCGCGTCGGGGGCGCGCGCACGCTCGTCGTGCCGCCCGCACTCGGTTACGGCGGCGCGTCGCAGCCGGGGATCCCGGCCAACTCGGTGCTGGTGTTTCGGGTGAAGCTGGTCGGGTTCGGGCTGCGGTGA